One Panicum virgatum strain AP13 chromosome 3N, P.virgatum_v5, whole genome shotgun sequence DNA segment encodes these proteins:
- the LOC120663595 gene encoding ACT domain-containing protein ACR12-like, with amino-acid sequence MALAASHHGLVAVAPSASRVPRGGFLRLHAASPAPLAAARRICCQSINSANVLGASSAKADEAVPVPVVMIDQDSDRDATIVQLSFGDRLGALLDTMKALKDLGLDVTKGTAVTDSDVTQTKFHIMRFGRKVEDPDMLERIRLTIINNLLKYHPESSEKLAMGEFFGIKPPEKKVDIDIATHVVVEDDGPKRSALYIETADRPGLLLEIIKIIADTNIDVESAEIDTEGLVAKDKFHVSYRGAKLNSSLSQVLINCLRYYLRRPETDEDSY; translated from the exons ATGGCTCTCGCCGCCTCCCACCAcggcctcgtcgccgtcgccccctcCGCATCCCGCGTGCCGCGGGGAGGGTtcctccgcctccacgccgcatCCCCTGCCCCGCTCGCGGCCGCACGGAG AATATGTTGCCAATCTATCAACTCAGCTAATGTGCTGGGAGCTTCTTCAGCA AAAGCTGATGAGGCAGTCCCAGTTCCAGTTGTCATGATAGATCAAGATTCAGACCGTGATGCGACCATTGTGCAGTTGAGTTTCGGAGACCGGTTGGGGGCATTGCTTGACACG ATGAAGGCACTCAAGGACCTTGGCCTTGATGTCACGAAAGGAACTGCGGTAACTGACTCTGACGTCACACAAACAAAGTTCCACATTATGCGATT CGGGCGCAAAGTTGAGGACCCTGACATGTTAGAGAGGATACGGCTAACTATCATTAACAACCTTCTGAAATATCATCCT GAATCTAGTGAGAAGTTAGCAATGGGTGAATTTTTTGGGATAAAACCTCCTGAAAAGAAG GTTGATATTGACATTGCAACTCATGTGGTTGTTGAAGATGACGGACCAAAAAGAAG CGCGCTTTACATAGAGACAGCTGATCGGCCTGGGCTACTTCTGGAAATAATCAAGATTATCGCTGACACAAACATTGATGTGGAATCAGCTGAGATTGACACTGAA GGTTTGGTTGCCAAGGACAAGTTCCACGTGAGTTACAGGGGTGCAAAACTAAACAGTTCCTTATCTCAG GTTCTGATCAATTGTCTGCGCTATTACCTCCGAAGGCCTGAGACGGATGAAGACAGCTATTGA